Proteins from one Syngnathus scovelli strain Florida chromosome 9, RoL_Ssco_1.2, whole genome shotgun sequence genomic window:
- the osbpl3b gene encoding oxysterol-binding protein-related protein 3 isoform X4: MGSEECTSVMSQKISLSRSNSSSSSKHDSRQDSWEIVEGLRGGFSSVLELQKQEGYVLKKRKWPLKGWHKRYFSLDKGILKYGKCSADIEKGKLHGCIDVGLSVMAIKKKAKCIDLDAEENIYHLKIKSQELFDEWVSKLRHHRLYRQNEIAMCPNDKSFHFAHYPSPASSSFADSAPIRKCVPIRRQSSAGAFPFSCNSQAKVTAWLQSSDDMDKCSKDLSVCEAYLLELSHLLQSMEVLHRTYSAPSIQALQASTFDSPKKEKRLQRKWRTKNYNKDIKTTLQVPSCISGSIRLHSSNPNLSSAALTNDKVDQESLDSPFDAAKLQEDFCRVAANLHTTMKSALSSLASERERLKQCAEQDTCPPTSPQVVGLKNALTTALAQNSELRERLCRIHAESHIVEPSILNLAAPMQKPEEHASESRSLVHQESNESRAESLSEFFDAQEVLLSNSSSENEVSEDDSYNSDVSDNNSMDNFNNETEDDRQISGSVLCRRRSRLPSPSPSSSAVSLWNILRNNIGKDLSKVAMPVHLNEPLNTLQRLSEELEYSELLDQAADTNDPFERMVFIATFVISGYASSYYRTGGKPFNPVLGETYECDRPDKGFQFIAEQVSHHPPISACHAESKNFVFWQDVRCKNKFWGKSMEIVPVGSTHVTLPGSGDHYEWNKVTSCIHNILSGQRWIEHYGEISIRNSNSDACQCKITFVKARWNSSGNEVEGTITDQKGNVIHRLFGKWHEAVYCGDPPSATCIWRANVMPVEHEQYYGFTKFAVELNEMDASLKELLPPTDTRLRVDQRLLEEGKVEAAEEQKQRIEQLQRERRRVLEESNAVHQPKFFRKSKDDSWVSNNTYWELRSDPGFARIDFPTLW; the protein is encoded by the exons ATGGGCTCGGAGGAGTGCACTTCAGTTATGTCGCAGAAGATCTCCTTGTCCCGTAGCAACAGCAGCTCCTCATCCAAACATGACAGTCGACAG GACagctgggaaattgtggaaggtCTGCGGGGAGGTTTTAGCAGTGTCTTGGAGCTGCAGAAACAGGAAGGCTATGTACTCAAGAAAAGAAAGTGGCCCCTAAAGGGCTGGCATAAG AGATACTTCTCCCTGGACAAGGGCATTCTGAAGTACGGCAAGTGCAGCGCTGAT ATTGAGAAAGGGAAGCTTCATGGTTGCATTGATGTGGGGCTCTCCGTTATGGCCATTAAGAAGAAAGCCAAGTGCATCGATCTTGATGCTGAGGAGAACATCTATCACCTGAAG ATCAAGTCACAGGAGCTGTTTGATGAATGGGTGTCCAAACTACGTCATCACCGGCTCTATCGGCAAAATGAGATTGCCATGTGTCCCAACGACAAGTCCTTCCACTTCGCCCACTACCCCTCCCCTGCGTCCTCTAGCTTTGCCGATAGCGCTCCTATTAGAAAG TGTGTGCCTATACGCAGGCAGTCTTCAGCTGGAGCTTTCCCTTTTAGCTGCAACAGTCAAGCCAAGGTAACAGCCTGGCTGCAGTCATCTGATGACATGGACAAGTGCTCCAAAG acttGTCAGTTTGTGAGGCGTACCTACTTGAACTTAGCCACCTTCTTCAGAGCATGGAGGTCCTCCATCGTACTTATTCTGCACCCTCCATCCAGGCTCTTCAG GCATCTACATTTGACAGccctaaaaaagaaaagaggctTCAGAGAAAATGGCGCACAAAAAACTACAACAAAGACATCAAAACAACTCTCCAG GTTCCCAGCTGCATCTCTGGTTCCATCCGCCTCCATTCCTCGAACCCCAACCTCTCCTCTGCGGCCTTGACCAATGACAAAGTCGACCAAGAGTCTCTGGATTCTCCTTTTGATGCGGCCAAGCTGCAGGAGGATTTCTGCCGGGTTGCCGCGAACC TGCACACCACCATGAAATCGGCTCTGAGTTCACTAGCGTCGGAGAGGGAGCGATTAAAACAATGTGCGGAGCAAGACACCTGTCCGCCAACCTCCCCACAAGTGGTCGGTTTGAAGAACGCGCTGACAACG GCTTTAGCGCAGAATTCAGAACTGCGAGAGCGCCTCTGCAGGATTCATGCTGAATCTCACATCGTAGAACCCTCAATACTCAATCTCGCTGCCCCCATGCAG AAACCAGAGGAGCATGCATCCGAATCCCGTTCTCTGGTGCATCAAGAGTCCAATGAAAGCAGAGCCGAGTCGCTGTCTGAGTTCTTTGACGCGCAGGAGGTTCTGTTGTCCAATAGTTCCTCTGAAAATGAG gtctcAGAAGATGACTCGTACAACAGCGACGTTAGTGACAACAACTCCATGGACAACTTTAACAATGAGACTGAAGATGACAGACAAATTTCAG GTTCCGTCCTCTGCCGTCGTCGATCCCGCCTACCTTCACCCAGCCCCAGCAGCAGCGCCGTCAGCCTGTGGAACATCCTCAGGAACAACATCGGCAAAGACTTGTCCAAAGTGGCCATGCCGGTGCACCTCAACGAGCCGCTTAACACTCTGCAGAGGCTGTCTGAGGAGTTGGAGTACAGCGAGTTGCTCGATCAGGCCGCCGACACAAATGATCCTTTTGAACGCATG gtGTTCATCGCTACATTTGTGATTTCGGGTTACGCATCCAGCTACTACAGAACTGGCGGGAAGCCTTTCAATCCCGTCCTGGGAGAAACTTATGAATGTGaccggccagataaaggtttccAGTTCATTGCAGAGCAG GTCAGCCATCATCCACCAATCTCGGCTTGTCATGCAGAGTCTAAAAATTTTGTCTTCTGGCAAG ACGTGAGGTGTAAGAACAAGTTTTGGGGGAAGTCAATGGAGATTGTTCCTGTAGGCAGCACCCACGTAACGCTGCCTGG GTCCGGAGACCACTATGAGTGGAACAAGGTGACATCGTGCATTCACAACATCCTGAGCGGGCAGCGCTGGATCGAGCACTACGGCGAGATCTCCATCAGAAACTCCAACAGCGACGCCTGCCAATGCAAGATCACGTTTGTCAAA GCTAGATGGAACTCGAGTGGCAACGAGGTGGAAGGAACCATCACGGATCAGAAGGGGAACGTGATCCATCGGCTTTTCGGGAAGTGGCACGAAGCCGTTTATTGCGGGGACCCGCCCTCGGCCACGTGCATCTGGAGAGCAA ATGTCATGCCAGTTGAGCACGAGCAGTACTACGGTTTCACTAAGTTTGCCGTTGAGCTGAATGAGATGGACGCTTCCCTGAAAGAGCTGCTGCCACCCACTGACACCAGATTACGTGTGGACCAAAG ACTGCTGGAGGAGGGGAAGGTCGAAGCTGCTGAGGAGCAAAAGCAAAGGATTGAACAGCTGCAGAGAGAAAGACGACGAGTCCTTGAGGAGAGCAATGCTGTACATCAACCAAAATTCTTCCG GAAGTCAAAGGATGACTCGTGGGTGAGCAACAACACTTACTGGGAACTGAGAAGCGATCCCGGCTTTGCTCGCATAGATTTCCCGACGTTGTGGTGA
- the osbpl3b gene encoding oxysterol-binding protein-related protein 3 isoform X2: MSGSYAGERVTNQKGVCLIQYLLVIFAASFFFRATIFTSTSITPITSNVAGTSVLVCGEMGSEECTSVMSQKISLSRSNSSSSSKHDSRQDSWEIVEGLRGGFSSVLELQKQEGYVLKKRKWPLKGWHKRYFSLDKGILKYGKCSADIEKGKLHGCIDVGLSVMAIKKKAKCIDLDAEENIYHLKIKSQELFDEWVSKLRHHRLYRQNEIAMCPNDKSFHFAHYPSPASSSFADSAPIRKCVPIRRQSSAGAFPFSCNSQAKVTAWLQSSDDMDKCSKDLSVCEAYLLELSHLLQSMEVLHRTYSAPSIQALQASTFDSPKKEKRLQRKWRTKNYNKDIKTTLQVPSCISGSIRLHSSNPNLSSAALTNDKVDQESLDSPFDAAKLQEDFCRVAANLHTTMKSALSSLASERERLKQCAEQDTCPPTSPQVVGLKNALTTKPEEHASESRSLVHQESNESRAESLSEFFDAQEVLLSNSSSENEVSEDDSYNSDVSDNNSMDNFNNETEDDRQISGSVLCRRRSRLPSPSPSSSAVSLWNILRNNIGKDLSKVAMPVHLNEPLNTLQRLSEELEYSELLDQAADTNDPFERMVFIATFVISGYASSYYRTGGKPFNPVLGETYECDRPDKGFQFIAEQVSHHPPISACHAESKNFVFWQDVRCKNKFWGKSMEIVPVGSTHVTLPGSGDHYEWNKVTSCIHNILSGQRWIEHYGEISIRNSNSDACQCKITFVKARWNSSGNEVEGTITDQKGNVIHRLFGKWHEAVYCGDPPSATCIWRANVMPVEHEQYYGFTKFAVELNEMDASLKELLPPTDTRLRVDQRLLEEGKVEAAEEQKQRIEQLQRERRRVLEESNAVHQPKFFRKSKDDSWVSNNTYWELRSDPGFARIDFPTLW; encoded by the exons atGAGTGGAAGCTATGCTGGTGAGCGTGTCACGAACCAGAAGGGAGTCTGCTTGATTCAATATCTTCTTGTCATTTTtgctgcctcttttttttttcgtgccaccatcttcaccagtaCATCTATAACTCCCATCACG AGCAATGTTGCTGGCACTTCAGTCCTAGTGTGCGGTGAGATGGGCTCGGAGGAGTGCACTTCAGTTATGTCGCAGAAGATCTCCTTGTCCCGTAGCAACAGCAGCTCCTCATCCAAACATGACAGTCGACAG GACagctgggaaattgtggaaggtCTGCGGGGAGGTTTTAGCAGTGTCTTGGAGCTGCAGAAACAGGAAGGCTATGTACTCAAGAAAAGAAAGTGGCCCCTAAAGGGCTGGCATAAG AGATACTTCTCCCTGGACAAGGGCATTCTGAAGTACGGCAAGTGCAGCGCTGAT ATTGAGAAAGGGAAGCTTCATGGTTGCATTGATGTGGGGCTCTCCGTTATGGCCATTAAGAAGAAAGCCAAGTGCATCGATCTTGATGCTGAGGAGAACATCTATCACCTGAAG ATCAAGTCACAGGAGCTGTTTGATGAATGGGTGTCCAAACTACGTCATCACCGGCTCTATCGGCAAAATGAGATTGCCATGTGTCCCAACGACAAGTCCTTCCACTTCGCCCACTACCCCTCCCCTGCGTCCTCTAGCTTTGCCGATAGCGCTCCTATTAGAAAG TGTGTGCCTATACGCAGGCAGTCTTCAGCTGGAGCTTTCCCTTTTAGCTGCAACAGTCAAGCCAAGGTAACAGCCTGGCTGCAGTCATCTGATGACATGGACAAGTGCTCCAAAG acttGTCAGTTTGTGAGGCGTACCTACTTGAACTTAGCCACCTTCTTCAGAGCATGGAGGTCCTCCATCGTACTTATTCTGCACCCTCCATCCAGGCTCTTCAG GCATCTACATTTGACAGccctaaaaaagaaaagaggctTCAGAGAAAATGGCGCACAAAAAACTACAACAAAGACATCAAAACAACTCTCCAG GTTCCCAGCTGCATCTCTGGTTCCATCCGCCTCCATTCCTCGAACCCCAACCTCTCCTCTGCGGCCTTGACCAATGACAAAGTCGACCAAGAGTCTCTGGATTCTCCTTTTGATGCGGCCAAGCTGCAGGAGGATTTCTGCCGGGTTGCCGCGAACC TGCACACCACCATGAAATCGGCTCTGAGTTCACTAGCGTCGGAGAGGGAGCGATTAAAACAATGTGCGGAGCAAGACACCTGTCCGCCAACCTCCCCACAAGTGGTCGGTTTGAAGAACGCGCTGACAACG AAACCAGAGGAGCATGCATCCGAATCCCGTTCTCTGGTGCATCAAGAGTCCAATGAAAGCAGAGCCGAGTCGCTGTCTGAGTTCTTTGACGCGCAGGAGGTTCTGTTGTCCAATAGTTCCTCTGAAAATGAG gtctcAGAAGATGACTCGTACAACAGCGACGTTAGTGACAACAACTCCATGGACAACTTTAACAATGAGACTGAAGATGACAGACAAATTTCAG GTTCCGTCCTCTGCCGTCGTCGATCCCGCCTACCTTCACCCAGCCCCAGCAGCAGCGCCGTCAGCCTGTGGAACATCCTCAGGAACAACATCGGCAAAGACTTGTCCAAAGTGGCCATGCCGGTGCACCTCAACGAGCCGCTTAACACTCTGCAGAGGCTGTCTGAGGAGTTGGAGTACAGCGAGTTGCTCGATCAGGCCGCCGACACAAATGATCCTTTTGAACGCATG gtGTTCATCGCTACATTTGTGATTTCGGGTTACGCATCCAGCTACTACAGAACTGGCGGGAAGCCTTTCAATCCCGTCCTGGGAGAAACTTATGAATGTGaccggccagataaaggtttccAGTTCATTGCAGAGCAG GTCAGCCATCATCCACCAATCTCGGCTTGTCATGCAGAGTCTAAAAATTTTGTCTTCTGGCAAG ACGTGAGGTGTAAGAACAAGTTTTGGGGGAAGTCAATGGAGATTGTTCCTGTAGGCAGCACCCACGTAACGCTGCCTGG GTCCGGAGACCACTATGAGTGGAACAAGGTGACATCGTGCATTCACAACATCCTGAGCGGGCAGCGCTGGATCGAGCACTACGGCGAGATCTCCATCAGAAACTCCAACAGCGACGCCTGCCAATGCAAGATCACGTTTGTCAAA GCTAGATGGAACTCGAGTGGCAACGAGGTGGAAGGAACCATCACGGATCAGAAGGGGAACGTGATCCATCGGCTTTTCGGGAAGTGGCACGAAGCCGTTTATTGCGGGGACCCGCCCTCGGCCACGTGCATCTGGAGAGCAA ATGTCATGCCAGTTGAGCACGAGCAGTACTACGGTTTCACTAAGTTTGCCGTTGAGCTGAATGAGATGGACGCTTCCCTGAAAGAGCTGCTGCCACCCACTGACACCAGATTACGTGTGGACCAAAG ACTGCTGGAGGAGGGGAAGGTCGAAGCTGCTGAGGAGCAAAAGCAAAGGATTGAACAGCTGCAGAGAGAAAGACGACGAGTCCTTGAGGAGAGCAATGCTGTACATCAACCAAAATTCTTCCG GAAGTCAAAGGATGACTCGTGGGTGAGCAACAACACTTACTGGGAACTGAGAAGCGATCCCGGCTTTGCTCGCATAGATTTCCCGACGTTGTGGTGA
- the osbpl3b gene encoding oxysterol-binding protein-related protein 3 isoform X1, with the protein MSGSYAGERVTNQKGVCLIQYLLVIFAASFFFRATIFTSTSITPITSNVAGTSVLVCGEMGSEECTSVMSQKISLSRSNSSSSSKHDSRQDSWEIVEGLRGGFSSVLELQKQEGYVLKKRKWPLKGWHKRYFSLDKGILKYGKCSADIEKGKLHGCIDVGLSVMAIKKKAKCIDLDAEENIYHLKIKSQELFDEWVSKLRHHRLYRQNEIAMCPNDKSFHFAHYPSPASSSFADSAPIRKCVPIRRQSSAGAFPFSCNSQAKVTAWLQSSDDMDKCSKDLSVCEAYLLELSHLLQSMEVLHRTYSAPSIQALQASTFDSPKKEKRLQRKWRTKNYNKDIKTTLQVPSCISGSIRLHSSNPNLSSAALTNDKVDQESLDSPFDAAKLQEDFCRVAANLHTTMKSALSSLASERERLKQCAEQDTCPPTSPQVVGLKNALTTALAQNSELRERLCRIHAESHIVEPSILNLAAPMQKPEEHASESRSLVHQESNESRAESLSEFFDAQEVLLSNSSSENEVSEDDSYNSDVSDNNSMDNFNNETEDDRQISGSVLCRRRSRLPSPSPSSSAVSLWNILRNNIGKDLSKVAMPVHLNEPLNTLQRLSEELEYSELLDQAADTNDPFERMVFIATFVISGYASSYYRTGGKPFNPVLGETYECDRPDKGFQFIAEQVSHHPPISACHAESKNFVFWQDVRCKNKFWGKSMEIVPVGSTHVTLPGSGDHYEWNKVTSCIHNILSGQRWIEHYGEISIRNSNSDACQCKITFVKARWNSSGNEVEGTITDQKGNVIHRLFGKWHEAVYCGDPPSATCIWRANVMPVEHEQYYGFTKFAVELNEMDASLKELLPPTDTRLRVDQRLLEEGKVEAAEEQKQRIEQLQRERRRVLEESNAVHQPKFFRKSKDDSWVSNNTYWELRSDPGFARIDFPTLW; encoded by the exons atGAGTGGAAGCTATGCTGGTGAGCGTGTCACGAACCAGAAGGGAGTCTGCTTGATTCAATATCTTCTTGTCATTTTtgctgcctcttttttttttcgtgccaccatcttcaccagtaCATCTATAACTCCCATCACG AGCAATGTTGCTGGCACTTCAGTCCTAGTGTGCGGTGAGATGGGCTCGGAGGAGTGCACTTCAGTTATGTCGCAGAAGATCTCCTTGTCCCGTAGCAACAGCAGCTCCTCATCCAAACATGACAGTCGACAG GACagctgggaaattgtggaaggtCTGCGGGGAGGTTTTAGCAGTGTCTTGGAGCTGCAGAAACAGGAAGGCTATGTACTCAAGAAAAGAAAGTGGCCCCTAAAGGGCTGGCATAAG AGATACTTCTCCCTGGACAAGGGCATTCTGAAGTACGGCAAGTGCAGCGCTGAT ATTGAGAAAGGGAAGCTTCATGGTTGCATTGATGTGGGGCTCTCCGTTATGGCCATTAAGAAGAAAGCCAAGTGCATCGATCTTGATGCTGAGGAGAACATCTATCACCTGAAG ATCAAGTCACAGGAGCTGTTTGATGAATGGGTGTCCAAACTACGTCATCACCGGCTCTATCGGCAAAATGAGATTGCCATGTGTCCCAACGACAAGTCCTTCCACTTCGCCCACTACCCCTCCCCTGCGTCCTCTAGCTTTGCCGATAGCGCTCCTATTAGAAAG TGTGTGCCTATACGCAGGCAGTCTTCAGCTGGAGCTTTCCCTTTTAGCTGCAACAGTCAAGCCAAGGTAACAGCCTGGCTGCAGTCATCTGATGACATGGACAAGTGCTCCAAAG acttGTCAGTTTGTGAGGCGTACCTACTTGAACTTAGCCACCTTCTTCAGAGCATGGAGGTCCTCCATCGTACTTATTCTGCACCCTCCATCCAGGCTCTTCAG GCATCTACATTTGACAGccctaaaaaagaaaagaggctTCAGAGAAAATGGCGCACAAAAAACTACAACAAAGACATCAAAACAACTCTCCAG GTTCCCAGCTGCATCTCTGGTTCCATCCGCCTCCATTCCTCGAACCCCAACCTCTCCTCTGCGGCCTTGACCAATGACAAAGTCGACCAAGAGTCTCTGGATTCTCCTTTTGATGCGGCCAAGCTGCAGGAGGATTTCTGCCGGGTTGCCGCGAACC TGCACACCACCATGAAATCGGCTCTGAGTTCACTAGCGTCGGAGAGGGAGCGATTAAAACAATGTGCGGAGCAAGACACCTGTCCGCCAACCTCCCCACAAGTGGTCGGTTTGAAGAACGCGCTGACAACG GCTTTAGCGCAGAATTCAGAACTGCGAGAGCGCCTCTGCAGGATTCATGCTGAATCTCACATCGTAGAACCCTCAATACTCAATCTCGCTGCCCCCATGCAG AAACCAGAGGAGCATGCATCCGAATCCCGTTCTCTGGTGCATCAAGAGTCCAATGAAAGCAGAGCCGAGTCGCTGTCTGAGTTCTTTGACGCGCAGGAGGTTCTGTTGTCCAATAGTTCCTCTGAAAATGAG gtctcAGAAGATGACTCGTACAACAGCGACGTTAGTGACAACAACTCCATGGACAACTTTAACAATGAGACTGAAGATGACAGACAAATTTCAG GTTCCGTCCTCTGCCGTCGTCGATCCCGCCTACCTTCACCCAGCCCCAGCAGCAGCGCCGTCAGCCTGTGGAACATCCTCAGGAACAACATCGGCAAAGACTTGTCCAAAGTGGCCATGCCGGTGCACCTCAACGAGCCGCTTAACACTCTGCAGAGGCTGTCTGAGGAGTTGGAGTACAGCGAGTTGCTCGATCAGGCCGCCGACACAAATGATCCTTTTGAACGCATG gtGTTCATCGCTACATTTGTGATTTCGGGTTACGCATCCAGCTACTACAGAACTGGCGGGAAGCCTTTCAATCCCGTCCTGGGAGAAACTTATGAATGTGaccggccagataaaggtttccAGTTCATTGCAGAGCAG GTCAGCCATCATCCACCAATCTCGGCTTGTCATGCAGAGTCTAAAAATTTTGTCTTCTGGCAAG ACGTGAGGTGTAAGAACAAGTTTTGGGGGAAGTCAATGGAGATTGTTCCTGTAGGCAGCACCCACGTAACGCTGCCTGG GTCCGGAGACCACTATGAGTGGAACAAGGTGACATCGTGCATTCACAACATCCTGAGCGGGCAGCGCTGGATCGAGCACTACGGCGAGATCTCCATCAGAAACTCCAACAGCGACGCCTGCCAATGCAAGATCACGTTTGTCAAA GCTAGATGGAACTCGAGTGGCAACGAGGTGGAAGGAACCATCACGGATCAGAAGGGGAACGTGATCCATCGGCTTTTCGGGAAGTGGCACGAAGCCGTTTATTGCGGGGACCCGCCCTCGGCCACGTGCATCTGGAGAGCAA ATGTCATGCCAGTTGAGCACGAGCAGTACTACGGTTTCACTAAGTTTGCCGTTGAGCTGAATGAGATGGACGCTTCCCTGAAAGAGCTGCTGCCACCCACTGACACCAGATTACGTGTGGACCAAAG ACTGCTGGAGGAGGGGAAGGTCGAAGCTGCTGAGGAGCAAAAGCAAAGGATTGAACAGCTGCAGAGAGAAAGACGACGAGTCCTTGAGGAGAGCAATGCTGTACATCAACCAAAATTCTTCCG GAAGTCAAAGGATGACTCGTGGGTGAGCAACAACACTTACTGGGAACTGAGAAGCGATCCCGGCTTTGCTCGCATAGATTTCCCGACGTTGTGGTGA
- the osbpl3b gene encoding oxysterol-binding protein-related protein 3 isoform X3: protein MPRTSITPITSNVAGTSVLVCGEMGSEECTSVMSQKISLSRSNSSSSSKHDSRQDSWEIVEGLRGGFSSVLELQKQEGYVLKKRKWPLKGWHKRYFSLDKGILKYGKCSADIEKGKLHGCIDVGLSVMAIKKKAKCIDLDAEENIYHLKIKSQELFDEWVSKLRHHRLYRQNEIAMCPNDKSFHFAHYPSPASSSFADSAPIRKCVPIRRQSSAGAFPFSCNSQAKVTAWLQSSDDMDKCSKDLSVCEAYLLELSHLLQSMEVLHRTYSAPSIQALQASTFDSPKKEKRLQRKWRTKNYNKDIKTTLQVPSCISGSIRLHSSNPNLSSAALTNDKVDQESLDSPFDAAKLQEDFCRVAANLHTTMKSALSSLASERERLKQCAEQDTCPPTSPQVVGLKNALTTALAQNSELRERLCRIHAESHIVEPSILNLAAPMQKPEEHASESRSLVHQESNESRAESLSEFFDAQEVLLSNSSSENEVSEDDSYNSDVSDNNSMDNFNNETEDDRQISGSVLCRRRSRLPSPSPSSSAVSLWNILRNNIGKDLSKVAMPVHLNEPLNTLQRLSEELEYSELLDQAADTNDPFERMVFIATFVISGYASSYYRTGGKPFNPVLGETYECDRPDKGFQFIAEQVSHHPPISACHAESKNFVFWQDVRCKNKFWGKSMEIVPVGSTHVTLPGSGDHYEWNKVTSCIHNILSGQRWIEHYGEISIRNSNSDACQCKITFVKARWNSSGNEVEGTITDQKGNVIHRLFGKWHEAVYCGDPPSATCIWRANVMPVEHEQYYGFTKFAVELNEMDASLKELLPPTDTRLRVDQRLLEEGKVEAAEEQKQRIEQLQRERRRVLEESNAVHQPKFFRKSKDDSWVSNNTYWELRSDPGFARIDFPTLW from the exons ATGCCGCG taCATCTATAACTCCCATCACG AGCAATGTTGCTGGCACTTCAGTCCTAGTGTGCGGTGAGATGGGCTCGGAGGAGTGCACTTCAGTTATGTCGCAGAAGATCTCCTTGTCCCGTAGCAACAGCAGCTCCTCATCCAAACATGACAGTCGACAG GACagctgggaaattgtggaaggtCTGCGGGGAGGTTTTAGCAGTGTCTTGGAGCTGCAGAAACAGGAAGGCTATGTACTCAAGAAAAGAAAGTGGCCCCTAAAGGGCTGGCATAAG AGATACTTCTCCCTGGACAAGGGCATTCTGAAGTACGGCAAGTGCAGCGCTGAT ATTGAGAAAGGGAAGCTTCATGGTTGCATTGATGTGGGGCTCTCCGTTATGGCCATTAAGAAGAAAGCCAAGTGCATCGATCTTGATGCTGAGGAGAACATCTATCACCTGAAG ATCAAGTCACAGGAGCTGTTTGATGAATGGGTGTCCAAACTACGTCATCACCGGCTCTATCGGCAAAATGAGATTGCCATGTGTCCCAACGACAAGTCCTTCCACTTCGCCCACTACCCCTCCCCTGCGTCCTCTAGCTTTGCCGATAGCGCTCCTATTAGAAAG TGTGTGCCTATACGCAGGCAGTCTTCAGCTGGAGCTTTCCCTTTTAGCTGCAACAGTCAAGCCAAGGTAACAGCCTGGCTGCAGTCATCTGATGACATGGACAAGTGCTCCAAAG acttGTCAGTTTGTGAGGCGTACCTACTTGAACTTAGCCACCTTCTTCAGAGCATGGAGGTCCTCCATCGTACTTATTCTGCACCCTCCATCCAGGCTCTTCAG GCATCTACATTTGACAGccctaaaaaagaaaagaggctTCAGAGAAAATGGCGCACAAAAAACTACAACAAAGACATCAAAACAACTCTCCAG GTTCCCAGCTGCATCTCTGGTTCCATCCGCCTCCATTCCTCGAACCCCAACCTCTCCTCTGCGGCCTTGACCAATGACAAAGTCGACCAAGAGTCTCTGGATTCTCCTTTTGATGCGGCCAAGCTGCAGGAGGATTTCTGCCGGGTTGCCGCGAACC TGCACACCACCATGAAATCGGCTCTGAGTTCACTAGCGTCGGAGAGGGAGCGATTAAAACAATGTGCGGAGCAAGACACCTGTCCGCCAACCTCCCCACAAGTGGTCGGTTTGAAGAACGCGCTGACAACG GCTTTAGCGCAGAATTCAGAACTGCGAGAGCGCCTCTGCAGGATTCATGCTGAATCTCACATCGTAGAACCCTCAATACTCAATCTCGCTGCCCCCATGCAG AAACCAGAGGAGCATGCATCCGAATCCCGTTCTCTGGTGCATCAAGAGTCCAATGAAAGCAGAGCCGAGTCGCTGTCTGAGTTCTTTGACGCGCAGGAGGTTCTGTTGTCCAATAGTTCCTCTGAAAATGAG gtctcAGAAGATGACTCGTACAACAGCGACGTTAGTGACAACAACTCCATGGACAACTTTAACAATGAGACTGAAGATGACAGACAAATTTCAG GTTCCGTCCTCTGCCGTCGTCGATCCCGCCTACCTTCACCCAGCCCCAGCAGCAGCGCCGTCAGCCTGTGGAACATCCTCAGGAACAACATCGGCAAAGACTTGTCCAAAGTGGCCATGCCGGTGCACCTCAACGAGCCGCTTAACACTCTGCAGAGGCTGTCTGAGGAGTTGGAGTACAGCGAGTTGCTCGATCAGGCCGCCGACACAAATGATCCTTTTGAACGCATG gtGTTCATCGCTACATTTGTGATTTCGGGTTACGCATCCAGCTACTACAGAACTGGCGGGAAGCCTTTCAATCCCGTCCTGGGAGAAACTTATGAATGTGaccggccagataaaggtttccAGTTCATTGCAGAGCAG GTCAGCCATCATCCACCAATCTCGGCTTGTCATGCAGAGTCTAAAAATTTTGTCTTCTGGCAAG ACGTGAGGTGTAAGAACAAGTTTTGGGGGAAGTCAATGGAGATTGTTCCTGTAGGCAGCACCCACGTAACGCTGCCTGG GTCCGGAGACCACTATGAGTGGAACAAGGTGACATCGTGCATTCACAACATCCTGAGCGGGCAGCGCTGGATCGAGCACTACGGCGAGATCTCCATCAGAAACTCCAACAGCGACGCCTGCCAATGCAAGATCACGTTTGTCAAA GCTAGATGGAACTCGAGTGGCAACGAGGTGGAAGGAACCATCACGGATCAGAAGGGGAACGTGATCCATCGGCTTTTCGGGAAGTGGCACGAAGCCGTTTATTGCGGGGACCCGCCCTCGGCCACGTGCATCTGGAGAGCAA ATGTCATGCCAGTTGAGCACGAGCAGTACTACGGTTTCACTAAGTTTGCCGTTGAGCTGAATGAGATGGACGCTTCCCTGAAAGAGCTGCTGCCACCCACTGACACCAGATTACGTGTGGACCAAAG ACTGCTGGAGGAGGGGAAGGTCGAAGCTGCTGAGGAGCAAAAGCAAAGGATTGAACAGCTGCAGAGAGAAAGACGACGAGTCCTTGAGGAGAGCAATGCTGTACATCAACCAAAATTCTTCCG GAAGTCAAAGGATGACTCGTGGGTGAGCAACAACACTTACTGGGAACTGAGAAGCGATCCCGGCTTTGCTCGCATAGATTTCCCGACGTTGTGGTGA